The following coding sequences lie in one Salmo salar chromosome ssa13, Ssal_v3.1, whole genome shotgun sequence genomic window:
- the LOC106567926 gene encoding tsukushi, with translation MSSFLGVSVWFLLVLHYVAAVMDCHPGCRCEVESFGLFDSFSLTRVDCSGVGRGHGLVVPISIPLDTSSLDLSSSAIHTIADSMLSGPGYTTLASLDLSNNLLSRLNSSIFSRLRYLETLDLSHNTLEELAPGCFSGLPLAEVDLSGNRLQEVSLEVFSNKGHGAGPLNVDLSNNLLNTVTTRDPQVLSPPNIQSLSLAGNRLRAVPKLQGLPLRSLSLDGNPILRIERHSFTGLRDLAYLSLSGLSELTSIQLQSFSELSSLQALDLSHNSRLRPLNPEVFSGLAALQELNLSNSGVVSLPSNILHLLPSIKSIVLREKVNCWKTHRQVQFHRQIGGQSTRGEELTCDVIGIVL, from the coding sequence ATGTCCAGTTTCTTGGGTGTGAGTGTTTGGTTCTTGCTCGTCCTTCACTATGTGGCTGCAGTGATGGACTGCCACCCGGGTTGTCGCTGTGAAGTCGAGAGCTTCGGCCTGTTCGACAGCTTCAGCCTGACCAGGGTCGACTGTAGTGGGGTGGGCCGTGGTCATGGCCTGGTGGTCCCCATCTCCATCCCCCTGGACACCTCCTCCCTGGACCTGTCCTCCAGCGCCATCCACACCATCGCTGACTCCATGCTCTCTGGGCCGGGCTACACCACGCTGGCCAGCCTGGACCTCAGCAACAACCTCCTCTCCAGGCTTAACAGCAGCATCTTCTCCAGGCTGCGCTACCTGGAGACCTTGGACCTGAGCCACAACACCCTGGAGGAGCTGGCCCCCGGCTGCTTCTCTGGCTTGCCCCTGGCCGAGGTGGATCTGAGCGGCAACAGGCTCCAGGAGGTCAGCCTGGAGGTCTTTTCCAACAAGGGCCACGGTGCAGGACCTCTCAATGTGGACCTGTCAAACAACCTGCTGAACACGGTCACGACTAGGGATCCACAGGTGCTAAGCCCTCCTAACATTCAGAGCCTCAGTCTGGCAGGGAATCGTCTGAGGGCCGTGCCCAAGCTGCAGGGCCTCCCTCTGAGGTCTCTGAGCCTGGACGGCAACCCCATCCTCAGGATCGAAAGGCACAGCTTCACAGGGCTAAGGGATCTGGCTTACCTGTCTCTCAGTGGGCTGTCTGAGCTCACCTCCATCCAGCTCCAAAGTTTCAGTGAGCTGAGCAGCCTGCAGGCCCTGGACCTGTCCCACAACAGCAGGCTGAGACCACTTAACCCTGAGGTGTTTAGCGGACTGGCTGCCTTACAGGAGCTCAACCTGTCCAACTCAGGGGTGGTGTCTCTGCCCAGCAACATTCTCCACCTCCTGCCCAGCATCAAAAGCATCGTTCTCAGGGAGAAGGTAAACTGTTGGAAGA